TCTCGTCGACAACGAGAACGCTGCCGTCGGCGGCGAGGTGTTCGGCGGCGTAGGCGCGCAGGTCATCGCGGACGGCATCAGCGTCCCAACGGGCGTAGCGCAGCAGGCGCTGCATCGGCCCGGGCCGCGTATGGCCCGCCTGTTCGGCCAGCTGCCAGCAGTTCTTCCGTTCGACGCTCGACAGCAGCCCGCGCAGGTAAGCGCGGGCCGCGGCCCGGGGCTCAACCCGCCTGAACCTGCCCGCGATCCGATCCATGACCTGGTCGAACATCGCCAGCCAGCGGGCAACGTCTACGCTATGGCCTGAGGCCACCGCACGATCTTCAGGAGTCCACACAACCCCCGATGATCACGCGGTGGCCGTACCCATTCCCAGCCGGCCCCTGACGCATGTGACCGAGCACTCCATCTGGAGGGCCTCGCCAGCTGACGCGCTCGTTTCTTTTCCGACCAGTCACTACGAGGGGCCCGGCGTCGCCGCGCGGAACAGGGCGAGGAGGGCCTGACCCGGCGGAGTATCCGCGTCGAAGAACTGCGTGGCCAGCTCGGGCGGGACGGCTGGTCCGTGCATGCGGATCTCGTGGCAGCTGAAGCAGAACGCCGCCTCAAACAGGGCCAGATCAAGGGAGTCCTCATATGCGCGAACGCTCCAGCCCGGTGAAAAGCCACAGCGGTGCTGTTGGCCGCTGGGCAGGGTCCCGATCAGGGCCAGGGCTTCGGCCGCTTCCTTTCCAGTCCAGTACGCGACCGCCCTGCCGGGATACGGAGCGCCCCGCTGAATTGGGAGGGCGGAGATCCGTACGACCTCGATCAACACGGTAGCGGCAACGGCATCGGTGGGGAGCTGCATGAGCGCAGTCTCCCCTCCGAACTGGTCTGCTGGGTGTGTTTGGAACTGGTCCAGCCCGCAGCCAAGCCGACTCCAAAGTACGTGCCGGACCGGAGGCGCACCAGCCCCTTGATCTGTCCGCCACCTGGAGCACTCAGCCTGGCCAAGTCGACCACTCACTCGCCAGGTGAAGCGCTCAGTCACAACGCAGGATCACGAAACCAGACTGGAGTACTAGATCCGGGCAGGGCCAGCAGAGGGTGCGCCCCTGCCGCCGAAGGCACACTGGTCCCGGCCCTGGTCGGCTTGGTGCGGGTGCTGCTGGAGCACCGCCGCTCAGCACGTCTGGCGCCATCGATTCAGCACGAGCCACAGGGACGCTCATGTACGTGAGGTCAATGAGTACCGCTCCCGGGAGCGGTACTCATTGACCTCACGTACATGAGCTCTGGTTCTCGGAGCTGCTCAGGTTGCTCGGCGCAGGGGGACGACGACGTCCTCGCCGGTGCTCTTCGCGCTGAGCCGGTAGTAGCTGATGTGCGCAAGCCGTTCGGATTCCTCGAGCCAGCCGGCCTCCACGACCTGGCGCCGGGTGCGGGAGAACACGGTCGGGGACATGCCGACAAGCTCGGCGAGCTTGGCTCCGGTCTCGATGACTGCGCCGGCCCGGTCCGCGGGGTGCATGGCGTAGAGCATGACGATCAGGCGCTGGTTGGCAGTCATGCCGGCGGTGCGGTGCAGGACGTCCAGGAGCTTCTGCTTGTCGTCGTTGTTCACTGGGCCTCCCACAGCAAAGGGGTCTTGTTGTCGAAGCCGGGGATGTCCGGCGGGTTGCACGTCTTGATCGCTTCCCGTTGCTCGATCCCAGTCCCGTGGAAGGCAATGTACGGGCTGATCCGGTAGAGCCGGTAGTTACCGATACGACCGCGCTCGATCAGGATGCGTAGTCTGAGGAGTTTCCGGTTGATCTTTCCTACGGCATCAGCGGTCATCCCGACCTTCTTGGCAATGTCTGCGCCGGTTGCCCTCAACGGCGCCATGCCCTGGGGAGAGACCCCGATCCACCACAGGACCATGAACTTTTGGCTCGGGGTGAATTCCTTGCTTTCAGTGATGGCCTCGACCCTGGCCTTGTCGACCTGGATGTGCTCACCCGAGAAGGCGTAGGGCGCATAGGGGATGGCCTCGCCCGTATCAGCGTCGACCAGTCTGCGTACTGCTCCCAATGGGCCCTCCGTGGCCGACCATTGCCTCGACGTGTATGAGTGGCGACCCTCAGGCCGACCAGATGAACTTAACGTACATGAGCGCGAAGTTCATGTAGTCCGCCTCCAGGGCGTGTCGCTGAACCCGAGATCAATCCGTTGCACCTGTCTCCTGCCGGAAATCAGCCCCTCCTCATGAACGTGACGTCAATCTAGTCCGTTCCTGCAGCCGTGTTCACAGATCTCACAGCATGAGCACTCAGGCTTCAGGAGCTGCCTGCTCCGCTCATAGGAACCGGGTGCGGGATGCCAGGAACTCGGTGCCAGATCGTCAGATCCTGCTCCGGAAACCGTTTTCGCAGGTCAGCGCACCTCTACCCCTTGCACTCTCTTTAGCAGTAGCACAGGCGGTTCTCGCTGCCGTCTCACCCCACGCCCCATGCGCCGTGTGCGGTCGCCGAAGCTCCTCATCAGGGCATCTTCCTGACACTCATGCCCTTACCCGGTGTCATCCGTCGAGGAAGAACATCGCTTCCCACCCACTCCTCAGCCGACGAAAGCACGCCACCGTGCGCCAGCACTCGACGAAGCACCCGTCACGTGTGCCTCGGTGAGCACCGCTAGCCTCAGCCACGGCTGCTCGTCAAAGCCCTGGACAGGCCGCAGCCGCCGGATCACCTGCTCGCCCCGTCGGGCACCCGCAGGCCCGCCAGGGCCGAGGATGCACCGACCCTAGGCGTCGGTGAGCCGCGTTGTGGGTGCTCGACACCACTGCAGCCATCGAACCAGGGCTCCCCCAGCGGCTGTGTGTAGTCGACTTGGGCCTAGTCGTGGGCCAGAAGGCCACTACCTGAGCTCTCACCGCGCGCCGTCCTCGCCAGCTTCGAGCAGCTGGCGAGCGCGTCGGTGACCTCTAGGTCGGCTGGGTGACGTGGCCGACGAAAGACTGCGCCAGCCAGCCGTCGCCCACGGGGTGGTAGTCGCCACGGCGGAGCGGGAAGTCACGGGCGGCCTCGGCTCCCGACAGTCTCTCCATGGTCCCATCGGGCCGACAGGCTCGGGCGAGCGCGGCGGTGATCGGCACAGGCAGCAAGCTCCTGCTCTTGGAGCCGCCCCTGCTCGGCTTGGGTGGCTCACCGGTCGGGAGCGAGCTCGTCCTGGACGACGGCGAAGTTCTGACCACGATCATTCAACGTGGTCGCGAGGGGCACGGATCACTGCCACTGATCTCCCGTTACGACCAGCACGAGGGACTGCACAGCCCCCGCCTGCCGTTTCTCTTCCAGCGCCGTCGCGGCTTCATCCCGACCGCGCTTCCGCCCGCGTTCATCGCGAGCGTCCTGCGCGAAGCACTGGACCGGGCCGGGCTCACCGACCAGACCGGGGAGGCCTTGGACCTCACGCCTCACGACTTCCGGAGGATCTTCGCGACCGACGCTCTTCAGGCTGGTCTGCCGCCGCACATCACGGCGAAGATCCTCGGACACGAGGACGTGAACACCACCATGGGATACGCGGCGATCTATCCCGAGGACGTGATCTCCCACCATCGGTCCTACATCGCCCGCCGCCGACAGCTCCGGCCCAGCGAGGAATACCGCGACCTCACCCCGGAGGAGTGGGACGAGTTCATCACCCACTTCGAGCTCCGCAAAGTCGCGCTCGGCGTCTGCACCAGGGACTACGGCACCGCATGCGTTCACGAGCACGCGTGCGTCCGATGCCCTTCCCTCCGACCAGACCCCGACCAACAGGACCGGATGGAAGAGATCATCGTCAACCTTCAGGCCCGGCTCGACGAGGCCCACACCCGCGGCTGGCGCGGTGAAGTTGCCGGCCTCGAAGCCACGCTCGCCGCTGCTGAAGGCAAGCTCAAGACCATGCGGGACCTCACCCAGCGCCACGGCCGAACCTATCTCGGAATGCCGCGTTTCGGCTCGTCAATCGGACGACAAAAGTGACGGCGGGCTGTCCCGCGAGCTGGACGCGGATCGCGGGACAGCCCGGTGCTAGCTGCTCATCCGAGGGAACGGCGTGATGATCGTGGAGGTTTCCGGCTTCGAGTCTGCCCCGAACGCAACGTTAGAGGCAGGCGCTTCGTCGGCAACGAGAAGCTCCGGCTGCGCGAACTTCCTGGTGGCTTCCAGAACGTCGGGGACGGGGAATTCTCGCCGCTCGATATAGACACGCGCGACCTCCCGGTCGACGGGGCTGGGGAGGTCCACTTCCTTGGGCATCTTGAAGTTCGTTTCACAGAGGGCCTGAACGATCCGCCACCCCTCATAGAAGACCTGCATGAAGCTGCCGTCGTGGGGCATCGGGCAGACGATCAGGTTCTTCTGCTCGTCCTTCTTGATTGCGTCAGAGGCTCCCGACTTGCTGGGAACGATGGCCACTCGCAGTCCCCTGGCCGCTTCGAGATGCGATCGGTTGATCTTGACCGTGGTGCCCACCCAGTGGTCGGGCTCGGTGGAACCGAGGAAGAGGTCCGCCTTCCACAGGCCCCTGATGCTCTGAGGCAGCTGGGCGCGGGTGCTGGGGCGCCGGAACGCAGCGGCGAGCCGGTTGAGGTGTCCCTTCAACTTCACGGGCTGCCCACGCTCTCCGGACAAGACCCTCGACTCGGTCGTGATGAGGTCGATCTCCGTGGAGATCAGCTGCTGAGAGCCGCTCTTCTCAATGGCGAACAAGATCGATGACGGGTCGCCTCGGTTGATCCGACAATGGCCGAGGGCATCGGCCACCCGCTCGACAACGATGGGGACCCCGTTGACTACCGCATCGTGAACGGCGTACTCAAACGCGATGCCGGTGTCCCCATCCCCCTGACTCCTGATCTTGCCGAGGAGCTTCAGCTTTATGTCCTCGCGCTTCCCGATCGCACTGAGCACGTCCTGGCCGATCGAGTGATAGATCCCCGCGATGATCGGCCGCGTGACCGCCACGAGGGCGCTCACCTCATCAGCGACAGGGTTGTTCTGCTTCTCAACGCGAATCTGCACGCATCACCAGCTTCTTTGCAGGGCGCCCCTAGGCACCGAACCAGGAGCCCCGCTCCACCCGTCTACCGGAACTCACCTCAAGCCTAGGCGGGGGGTCTGACACCTGGTTCGGATAAATCGGTGAGGGTGCCGTTGGTCAGCTCATGCACAGCAGTCAGCCTCCTTCGCTGAGGCGGGTCGCTGAGCCCATGCTGCAACGGCGGAGCGCGGGACATGGAATCGGCCACCCGCCAGCACGAGGCGCACGGCACGCAGGGCATCCAGGCCGGTCAGAGGGTCACCATCGACGATCAGGATGTCAGCGCGGTATCCCGTGGCGAGGCGTCCGGTCTGATCGCCCAGTCTGAGTGCGGAGGCGGCGCTGGTCGTGGCCATGTCGATGATGCGGTGCCTTGGAACACCCAGATGCTCGAAGAACTCGAGGCTGGAAATGAGGCCGCCGAAGTACGCTCGTGGGATGCCTGCGTCCGTCCCCGCCACGAGCTGCACCCCGCTCTCTGCCATCCGGCGCGTGGGGGCGAACAGCGCAGCGGCCTTTTCGGGACCGACTCGGTCGGCGAAGGCCTGCCAGTTCGGGTGGTTGGCAGGACAGACGTGAATCTGCTTGGCAATCAGCTGCGCGATGAGGTCCTCGCGTAGTTCGGGAGTGCCGTCTTCGGTCATCCAGCTGCAGTGCTCGATCGTGTCGACCCCTGCGGTGATCGCTGCGGCGATTCCCTGAACGCCGTGGGCGTGGGCGGCTACCGGCAGACCGAGCTGGTGCGCTTCCTCCACCACGACGGCGAGTTCTTCGGTGGTGAACTGGAGCTGCCAGATTGAGGGGCCTCCACGGGTCAGACCTCCGCCTGTCGCCATCACTTTGATGACGTCCGCACCTTCTTCGGCGTTGCGGCGCACCTTCTGCCGGATCTCGTTCTCGCCCTCAACTTCACCGCCGAGGAACCAGCAGTGGCCCTTGGGGGGCGTCAGCGGCGCGGTGGCGGCCAGAATCCGCGGTCCCGCCATGGCACCGTCGCTGATCGCATCCCGGAGCCGGACGGACAGGCCGCCACGGTCGCCCAGGTCGCGGGCGGTGGTGATGCCGGCGTCGAGCAGTTGCTGGGCTCGGCCGGCCATGCCCAGGAGAAGGGTCGCGTCGTCGCTGTCGGTCAGCGTAGTGACCGGGTCCGGTCCTGCGTCGAAGGCCAGGTGGACGTGGCAGTCGATGAGACCAGGAAGGACAGTGGCGCCGGGAAAGTCCATCACTCGACAGCCCGGTTCCGTATGAGCCAGTACGTCGTTGCGTACCCCCGCTGCCACGATGGTGTCGCCGGAGACGAGGACGGCGCCGTCGTTGATGTGTGTGCTGCTGGGACCGAGCAGTATGCGTCCTGCGGTGATGAGTACCTGGTTCACGACGTTTCGTTTCCTCAGTTGGTGTGTTGGGCCCTGGCGACGACGCGTCGTCGTCTCACCGCGTCCGACAGCTGAACCAGCTGCCGCACGTCGTCTTCCAGGCTCTGCGTCAGCGGCATCGCGACAGCAGCGGCCTGAGCGGGCGCCGTTGGGGGCTGCTCGTTGCGCAGTGCGGCGAAGAGCTGGTCGGCCAGGTCGTCGGCCCCTCCCGGATGGTTCTCCACCGGGCCTGCGATCGGTGACAGGTGGGGGCTGATCCGCACCAGGCCGTCCCGGCACTCGATGACTCTGCGGTACAAGCGCCGGTGGATTCCGAGCGGGAGCAGGTGGTCGCGCCACGGTTTGGCGGGCATCCGGCAGAGAGTGTGTTCGGGATACGCCTCGCAGAGAATCTGCCACAGCGGCCCCAGCCGGCGATACAAGCGGCGGTGCTGGCGGCGTATCCGCACTGCCGCGATCCGGGTAGCGGCTCCGGGGTAGCTGACTCCGATGAGGAACAGCGGAACCGCCAGCGCGATCATCACGCTTGAGGCCCAGGTGACGGCCTGGGGAACAGTGCCCCCCTGCCAACGGACCACGGTCAGTACGGTGCGGATCGTGCACGACGCGGCCATGGTGCCGATAGCCACTGCCGTGATCCAGAGGCCGGTTGCTAATGGCCGCTGGGAGGCCCGGGCATACGCGCAGGTCCAGCGCAGGGCCATGGCCAGGGCGTAGACAAGATATAGATCCGCGACGAGGTAGAAGCTCACCAGAGCCGGGTCGCGCAGGTCAGAGCCCCGGAAGTTAGCGCCGTCGTCACCGACGCCTGCGGTGATGGTCGCTGTGAGAAGGCCGGTCGCGGCGAGAGCCAGCAGGAGTGCCTCCCGGCGTGCGCGTGTGCTGCCCTCGGACGCATCAGCGGCGGCCGAGTACAGGTAGAAGCACATCAGCCAGTACGCCATGCTGAGCACGAACAGGTTCTGCACCAGCCGAGGGGCGCCCGGCCCTCCCGCGGAAGCGATCCAGTCGGCGAAGGGCTCTCTGGCCAGCACGAAGGAGCAGGCAGCGCTGATCAGACACAGCGTGACCGCGCGCAAGGCGGCGTCGCGGGGGGCCTTGACCAACTGGAATATCTTCCATCCCAGTGCTGCGGCGAACACCAGGCTTAAAGCCAGCATGATTAACGAGACGATCACAGCCACCCCTGCCTGTCACCCAGCGCCGTCTGGACTCGTCGAACCGACGCGTCCGTTGGCTGTGGCGGCGCGACCCGGTCCACGACTGAGGCCCACTCCAGGATGATGGTGGCGACGAGTTCCGCTTCTCGCTCGTGCTCCTGGTCGTAGGATGTGCGCCGCAGCGCCCGGCGGATCGCTTCGGGCGCGATGTCGGGCATCATCAGGCTCCACAGCTCATCGTCGTCCTCGTCGCTGTGGTGGTCGGCCAGAATGTGGCCCACCTCGTGCAAGATGATGTGATCCTGATGGGCTTTCGTCGTCTCACGCTGGTAGACGATGAAGTCGCTGGCGCCCGTGGCGATCCAGACCCCGAACGGTCCCGGCACGGGCAGGGAATAGGGCACCAGATGAATCGGCCGGCCGCGGCGCTCACCTAAGGCGCGGCACAGAGCCTCCACCTGGAGCGGCGGTTGCACGTCCAGCGCCTGCAGTTCCCGTCTGCAGCGGCGACGAAGCTGTCGCACCTTCAACCGTTCCCCCTAACCAAGGTCGAACTTCCTTCGAGCTGGCGACGGCTCATGCCGAAGGAAGACATCCGTGTTGGATGGCCGCCATCGGCTGGACTCGCGCGAAGTCTGGTCGGGATAGGGCGCGACTCGTTCAGAAACCGTCTGTGACGAAACACTAGCGAAGGGTTGACGGGGGTTGGCAAAGTCCCCCGGGCGACAGGGGGCCTATACAGCCAAAATGCGGTCGCCCGCAGTCGCCTGTGCCCGTGCCGGCGGGCGGGGACGGCCAGTGCGCCTCTGCGCGGTCGCGCGGCGGGCAGACGGATACGGCGGTCAGGCCTCGCCGCTCCGTGTGCCCGGGTCGTCTCCGAGGCCTTCCAGCTTCCGCAACTGATCTACGACTCCGGCCAGGGTCTGACGACTCGAACCGGAGAGGCCGTGTGCCCGAAGTGCGATGTTGCGCACATCGCTCTCCTTCAGTGCCTGAAGCAGGGCAAGTTGCTCGTCGATGCGCTGTGCCTGCTCGTTGTCGAGGAAGTAGGCAGGGCTGACACCGAAGTAGCGTGCCAGAGCTTCGAGGTGCTTCATGGTCGGGTTAGTCTTCCGGCCGGTACGCAGCTGCCAGATGTAGGTGGCGCTAATCGCCCGTTCCCCCGCGGCGATGTTGATGGCAGCGGCGACGTCCTCGTGGGAGGGCGTCTTCTGATCCTTCGGCGTCGCGGTCCGGAACAAGTGATCGAGCTTTTGCGCCAGAGTGCGGCTCACCTCACCGCCAGCACCCTGCTCGGTCGCGCTGCTCATCCCCCGACTCCTTGCTAGTTCATGGGTACCCGGACCACAAGTGTACTGAACGGCTGTCAACTGCTGCGGCAGCCATGGGAGTTTGCTGGAAACGCGGTGGATCTCGTGCCTATTATCCACCGGAGTCATGAACTGATGTTAATGGGGGAGTGATGGCACGGCACCAGAGACCCGTCCCGCAGGACACAACCGAAGCCGGCGGCGATCACCCCACGCTCACTCCGCATGACCAGCCGGAACCGGCACTCCCCTCCCCTGCCACTGCGGACCGGAGACGCCCCAGGAACGCCCCCCGCTCAACAGGTGCAGCGCAGTGAGCACACACGTACCCGACGACCCAACAGCCCTCGACCACACGCTGGAGGTTTCTCTCGGCCGGCGAGCCCCCTTCACCCAGGTCGGCGACTGGGTCCTGCTCTCCGGGACAGACTCCGACGCCCGAACCCTGTACTGGGCGCTGTCCGCCCATCTCAACGCCTCGCGGGACGACAACGAGGTCTGGCCGGGCCTGCTCACCCTCGCCCGCATCCTGGGACTGAAGAAGCCCGAGAACGTCTCCAAGTACATCCTGCAGCTGGAAGTGATCGGTGCCGTCGAGGTCATTCGCTCCAGCACCGGCCTCGTGCGCCGCAACCGCTACATCGTCCACCAGACCCCACCCGTCGGCTATTGCGGACCGCGGTCCATGGCCGACTGGTACGCCCTCAACCGAGCCAACCCCGACGAGCCCCCGGAAGAACGCGACGCACGCGAAGCGGCCTTCGACTCCTGGCTCACAGCCACCCGCCAGACGCTCAAAGAACACTGCGAGCGAACCGCCCGCGCCCGAGCCCTGGCAAGGAAGAACCGCACACCTCTGCCACCGGCCGAGTCCTTCCTCGGCCTGCACTCCCGTACCCCCACAGCAGGGGGTACGGAGCGAGCAGCAAACTCCGCCAAAACAGCAGGCCAGACCGTACCCCCCGTGGTGGGGGTGCGTACCCCCATGCCAAAGGGCTACGCACCCCCACACCAGGGGGTTGAAGAAGACCAAGAAGAACAACACCAAGAGACCGCGCCTGCGGCGCGAAGCGTCGCCTCCGGCCGAAGGCCTCCTACAGCTAGTAGTAAGCGCACCCGTTACACCACTGGAAGTCCGCGCACCGCTGCCGGCCAGCGGATGAACCGGACCCAAGCACAAGCCGTTCAAGCCGTCGAAGTCGGACTTCCCAAGGAACTGCGTGCTCTGCTCCCCCGGTGGCGCCCTGCAGCATTACGGGACACCATC
The Streptomyces misionensis genome window above contains:
- a CDS encoding MarR family transcriptional regulator — encoded protein: MGAVRRLVDADTGEAIPYAPYAFSGEHIQVDKARVEAITESKEFTPSQKFMVLWWIGVSPQGMAPLRATGADIAKKVGMTADAVGKINRKLLRLRILIERGRIGNYRLYRISPYIAFHGTGIEQREAIKTCNPPDIPGFDNKTPLLWEAQ
- a CDS encoding helix-turn-helix domain-containing protein codes for the protein MSSATEQGAGGEVSRTLAQKLDHLFRTATPKDQKTPSHEDVAAAINIAAGERAISATYIWQLRTGRKTNPTMKHLEALARYFGVSPAYFLDNEQAQRIDEQLALLQALKESDVRNIALRAHGLSGSSRQTLAGVVDQLRKLEGLGDDPGTRSGEA
- a CDS encoding MAB_1171c family putative transporter yields the protein MAVIVSLIMLALSLVFAAALGWKIFQLVKAPRDAALRAVTLCLISAACSFVLAREPFADWIASAGGPGAPRLVQNLFVLSMAYWLMCFYLYSAAADASEGSTRARREALLLALAATGLLTATITAGVGDDGANFRGSDLRDPALVSFYLVADLYLVYALAMALRWTCAYARASQRPLATGLWITAVAIGTMAASCTIRTVLTVVRWQGGTVPQAVTWASSVMIALAVPLFLIGVSYPGAATRIAAVRIRRQHRRLYRRLGPLWQILCEAYPEHTLCRMPAKPWRDHLLPLGIHRRLYRRVIECRDGLVRISPHLSPIAGPVENHPGGADDLADQLFAALRNEQPPTAPAQAAAVAMPLTQSLEDDVRQLVQLSDAVRRRRVVARAQHTN
- a CDS encoding site-specific integrase, with amino-acid sequence MVPSGRQARASAAVIGTGSKLLLLEPPLLGLGGSPVGSELVLDDGEVLTTIIQRGREGHGSLPLISRYDQHEGLHSPRLPFLFQRRRGFIPTALPPAFIASVLREALDRAGLTDQTGEALDLTPHDFRRIFATDALQAGLPPHITAKILGHEDVNTTMGYAAIYPEDVISHHRSYIARRRQLRPSEEYRDLTPEEWDEFITHFELRKVALGVCTRDYGTACVHEHACVRCPSLRPDPDQQDRMEEIIVNLQARLDEAHTRGWRGEVAGLEATLAAAEGKLKTMRDLTQRHGRTYLGMPRFGSSIGRQK
- a CDS encoding metal-dependent hydrolase family protein; protein product: MNQVLITAGRILLGPSSTHINDGAVLVSGDTIVAAGVRNDVLAHTEPGCRVMDFPGATVLPGLIDCHVHLAFDAGPDPVTTLTDSDDATLLLGMAGRAQQLLDAGITTARDLGDRGGLSVRLRDAISDGAMAGPRILAATAPLTPPKGHCWFLGGEVEGENEIRQKVRRNAEEGADVIKVMATGGGLTRGGPSIWQLQFTTEELAVVVEEAHQLGLPVAAHAHGVQGIAAAITAGVDTIEHCSWMTEDGTPELREDLIAQLIAKQIHVCPANHPNWQAFADRVGPEKAAALFAPTRRMAESGVQLVAGTDAGIPRAYFGGLISSLEFFEHLGVPRHRIIDMATTSAASALRLGDQTGRLATGYRADILIVDGDPLTGLDALRAVRLVLAGGRFHVPRSAVAAWAQRPASAKEADCCA